One region of Macadamia integrifolia cultivar HAES 741 chromosome 11, SCU_Mint_v3, whole genome shotgun sequence genomic DNA includes:
- the LOC122093225 gene encoding lanC-like protein GCL2, which translates to MADHFFHNEMPDFVPESTEETTVEGVEDSLLKLLSLPYPILAERFKRAALDLKETIVLETWGLRGRRVKDFSLYTGALGTAFLLLQSFQVTNNRDDLNLCSDIVRACDSASRGSGVVTFICGRAGVCALGAVAAKQAGDERLLDYYINQFKQIKLPKDVPDELLYGRAGFLWACSFLNKHIGEGTIPPSYTGVVVNEIIKSGRTLSKNGSSPLMYEWHGKKYWGAAHGLAGIMHVLMHMQLKPDEEEDVRGTLCYMIKNRYPSGNYPSSEGSDSDRLVHWCHGAPGVILTLAKAAEVFGGEEFLRAAGDGGEVVWNRGLLKRVGICHGVSGNAYTFLALYRLTGNVEFLYRAKAFACFLLDRAQKLISEGKMHGGDRPYSLFEGIGGMAYLFLDMIEPSKARFPAYEL; encoded by the exons ATGGCCGACCATTTCTTCCACAATGAAATGCCGGATTTCGTTCCAGAATCGACGGAGGAGACAACCGTCGAAGGTGTCGAGGATTCTCTTTtaaagcttctctctctcccttaccCAATTCTCGCTGAGAGATTTAAGCGAGCGGCTTTGGATCTCAAAGAAACG ATAGTTTTGGAGACATGGGGGCTTAGGGGAAGAAGGGTTAAGGACTTCTCACTGTATACGGGCGCTCTTGGGACTGCTTTCTTGCTCCTTCAATCCTTCCAAGTAACTAACAACCGGGACGACCTCAACCTCTGCTCTGATATTGTTAGGGCTTGTGACTCCGCTTCTCGTGGTTCtgg TGTTGTGACATTTATATGTGGGCGAGCCGGTGTGTGCGCTCTCGGTGCAGTTGCAGCGAAGCAGGCGGGCGATGAACGATTGCTTGATTACTATATAAATCAGTTTAAGCag ATTAAGCTTCCTAAAGATGTCCCGGACGAGTTGTTGTATGGGAGAGCTGGGTTCTTATGGGCTTGTTCGTTCTTGAACAAACACATTGGTGAAGGGACGATTCCTCCCAGCTACACT GGTGTAGTGGTGAATGAGATTATCAAGAGTGGAAGAACATTATCCAAGAATGGTAGCTCGCCTTTGATGTATGAATGGCATGGCAAGAAGTACTGGGGTGCTGCCCATGGATTGGCTGGGATTATGCATGTTTTGATGCACATGCAACTGAAACCAGATGAAGAGGAGGATGTTAGGGGTACTCTTTGCTACATGATTAAGAATCGCTATCCAAGCGGGAATTACCCCTCGAGTGAGGGTAGTGATTCAGATCGTCTTGTGCATTGGTGCCACGGTGCCCCTGGGGTCATCCTCACCCTTGCTAAAGCTGCTGAG GTTTTCGGAGGTGAGGAGTTTCTAAGAGCTGCTGGCGATGGTGGAGAAGTGGTTTGGAACAGAGGTTTGCTTAAGCGGGTTGGGATTTGCCATGGTGTGAGTGGGAATGCATACACATTCCTTGCGCTCTACCGATTGACGGGCAATGTGGAGTTTCTGTACAGGGCTAAAGCCTTTGCATGCTTTCTACTAGACAGGGCTCAGAAGCTTATATCGGAGGGGAAGATGCATGGAGGTGATCGCCCCTACTCACTGTTCGAAGGGATTGGAGGTATGGCCTATCTCTTTTTGGACATGATAGAACCCTCTAAGGCCAGGTTCCCAGCTTATGAGCTCTGA